One genomic window of Cyanobacteriota bacterium includes the following:
- a CDS encoding UDP-N-acetylglucosamine--N-acetylmuramyl-(pentapeptide) pyrophosphoryl-undecaprenol N-acetylglucosamine transferase, which produces MAKFKKIALTGGGTGGHIYPCLALAEAILEQKPSTKLFYLGHEAKLEAELLNKDELKDAEGRAYSSYIKFLGLIAYPLPRSKNPFKLLQFVWRFWGSVQKASAHLKENKIDAVFGTGGYVAAPVFAAAMLNKIPYIIHNLDAHMGLANMAFVKNAAVLTLGFPDLEYLKTKVKSGKVVVTGNPVSFKFLREGIGRREKEEGKRFNILITGGSQGAESINDAIGNLLPRLSENKKINIIHVTGSKLYQEYLEKFLDGDSARFTNYKVIPYTHQMPQLCSSADIAICRSGAMTIAEMAASSVVPIFIPLPWAAHDHQTLNAKSLVDAGAALMLDQDQADFDNALYASIVKLIEDTELLEFMQGRLGAFAKPEAAGQLAKLVLKMTK; this is translated from the coding sequence ATGGCTAAATTCAAAAAAATAGCATTAACTGGGGGCGGTACAGGTGGTCACATCTATCCCTGTTTAGCCTTAGCTGAAGCTATATTAGAGCAAAAACCCTCAACCAAGCTGTTTTATCTAGGACATGAGGCTAAACTAGAAGCAGAACTATTAAACAAAGACGAATTGAAAGATGCCGAAGGCAGGGCATATTCAAGCTATATCAAATTTCTTGGACTAATAGCCTACCCATTGCCAAGGTCTAAAAATCCATTTAAGCTTCTCCAATTCGTTTGGAGATTTTGGGGCTCAGTGCAAAAGGCCTCGGCTCATCTCAAAGAAAATAAAATAGATGCGGTGTTTGGCACTGGTGGCTACGTGGCCGCTCCTGTTTTTGCTGCCGCGATGCTCAACAAGATACCTTATATCATTCACAACTTAGATGCGCATATGGGTCTTGCCAATATGGCATTTGTAAAAAATGCTGCTGTACTTACACTTGGCTTTCCTGATCTTGAATATCTCAAAACCAAAGTCAAGTCTGGCAAAGTAGTTGTGACGGGGAATCCTGTTTCGTTCAAGTTCTTAAGAGAGGGAATAGGGAGAAGGGAGAAGGAAGAAGGGAAGCGTTTTAATATCCTCATCACCGGAGGCTCTCAGGGAGCAGAATCTATTAATGATGCAATTGGTAATTTACTACCACGTCTCTCTGAGAATAAAAAAATAAATATCATTCATGTTACTGGTAGCAAGCTTTATCAAGAATATCTCGAGAAGTTTTTGGATGGCGACTCTGCTCGGTTTACAAATTACAAGGTCATCCCCTACACACATCAAATGCCTCAACTCTGTTCTAGTGCAGACATTGCTATCTGTAGATCTGGTGCTATGACAATTGCAGAGATGGCAGCTTCAAGTGTTGTGCCTATTTTTATTCCACTACCTTGGGCAGCACATGATCATCAAACTCTCAACGCTAAGTCATTAGTCGATGCTGGTGCAGCTTTGATGCTTGATCAAGATCAAGCTGATTTTGATAACGCTTTATATGCAAGTATAGTCAAACTTATTGAGGATACCGAATTGCTTGAATTTATGCAAGGGAGGTTAGGTGCTTTTGCTAAGCCGGAGGCTGCAGGGCAGTTAGCCAAACTTGTTTTGAAAATGACAAAATGA